In the Sarcophilus harrisii chromosome 3, mSarHar1.11, whole genome shotgun sequence genome, one interval contains:
- the CITED4 gene encoding cbp/p300-interacting transactivator 4, which yields MTDPLMLPLSHGVPGLQAHRVGVANLPTGPHVFRSLPPAADGFPHPYSGAGLENGDLRLRASSAVQLGSQQSGPGTLMYPGQPGPFSGPPRQPQLSASLHRQKLHPFYQGHPAGCALGPSTPRCWSGPMGPDLAPPALTLSCVDAELIDEETLTSLEQELGLDRVQELPELFLGQNEFDCLWDFGGKQQAGAVSC from the coding sequence ATGACGGATCCCCTGATGCTCCCCCTGAGCCACGGAGTTCCCGGGCTGCAGGCTCACCGCGTGGGGGTGGCAAATCTGCCCACCGGCCCCCATGTATTCCGGAGTCTACCCCCAGCTGCCGACGGCTTCCCGCACCCTTATTCTGGGGCCGGCCTTGAGAACGGGGACCTGCGCCTCCGGGCCAGCTCAGCTGTCCAATTGGGATCCCAGCAGTCAGGACCCGGGACCCTGATGTACCCGGGTCAGCCCGGACCCTTCTCGGGGCCCCCGCGGCAGCCGCAGCTCTCAGCCAGCCTGCATAGGCAGAAACTCCACCCGTTCTACCAGGGCCACCCTGCCGGATGTGCCCTGGGTCCGAGCACCCCGCGGTGCTGGTCAGGCCCTATGGGTCCAGACCTGGCTCCCCCCGCGCTGACCTTGAGCTGCGTGGACGCCGAGCTCATCGACGAGGAGACGCTGACTTCTCTGGAACAGGAGTTGGGGCTAGACCGCGTGCAAGagttgcctgagctcttcctgggACAGAATGAGTTCGACTGCCTCTGGGACTTTGGGGGCAAACAGCAGGCCGGAGCCGTGAGCTGCTGA